A section of the Pochonia chlamydosporia 170 chromosome 2, whole genome shotgun sequence genome encodes:
- a CDS encoding efflux pump antibiotic resistance protein (similar to Aspergillus flavus NRRL3357 XP_002378387.1), which translates to MSALDEKASGHKHKTDTSPPPTPSKETEPQDSVTEPDVEKPQQQGPGYDPEAEKNYQPKTLKFWLIILSIFVSMFLVALDRTILATAVPRITDEFKSLGDIGWYASAYMLTTAACQLLFGRIYKFYSTRWTFLVTIIIFEVGSAICGAAPNSPSFIVGRAIAGIGAAGIWTGSMMSVIPMMPLHKRPMFQGIFGMVFGISSVVGPLIGGAFTERVTWRWCFYLNLPVGAVAFALLFAFMHPASPKHEPATFKQQVMRLDPLGTFFFVPSVVCLLLALQWGGSTYPWSNWRIILLFVMFGLTAAVFAIVQVKMPDSATLPVRIIKQRTMLAGTFYMLFLAGGMMLVVYYLPLWFQATKGVDPVKSGIYTIPLVLSLVVASIVSGAGTQRLGYYTPFMIICPCITAIGEGLLTTFTPTTGSNHWIGFQFLTGFGVGLGMQSVGLAVQATLPKDDVSTGVAITFFAQQLGGAIFVTVGQTILSTLLVKQLSGVPGLDPMSIVRTGATELRHIVPSQFFGRVINAYNYALTRIFYCALALALAQLVAALFIEWRSIKKPKDAEAAKAVAGQEGLED; encoded by the exons ATGTCAGCACTCGACGAAAAAGCCAGTGGccacaaacacaaaacagACACctcacctcctccaacaccttctAAAGAAACCGAGCCTCAAGATTCTGTAACCGAACCAGATGTTGAGAAGCCTCAACAACAAGGCCCAGGTTACGACCCGGAAGCCGAAAAGAACTACCAACCCAAAACGCTCAAGTTCTGGCTCATCATCTTATCCATCTTCGTTTCCATGTTCCTCGTCGCATTGGACCGCACAATTCTAGCAACGGCCGTGCCTCGCATCACTGACGAGTTTAAAAGCCTTGGAGATATTGGCTGGTATGCTTCCGCGTACATGCTTACAACGGCAGCATGCCAGCTGCTATTCGGAAGAATCTACAAATTCTACAGCACAAGATGGACGTTTCTCGTaaccatcatcatctttgaAGTTGGCTCTGCCATTTGCGGCGCCGCGCCCAATTCACCTTCTTTTATTGTTGGTCGCGCTATCGCTGGAATCGGAGCGGCAGGTATCTGGACAGGTTCCATGATGTCGGTCATTCCCATGATGCCGCTTCACAAACGCCCCATGTTTCAAGGAATATTCGGTATGGTGTTTGGAATTTCTTCCGTTGTAGGGCCGCTGATTGGAGGTGCTTTCACGGAGAGAGTCACTTGGCGATGGTGCTTCTACTTGAACCTGCCGGTTGGCGCTGTGGCATTTGCCTTGTTGTTCGCATTCATGCATCCCGCGAGTCCCAAGCATGAACCAGCAACTTTCAAACAGCAAGTCATGCGCCTTGACCCATTGGGAACATTCTTCTTCGTGCCCTCCGTGGtttgtttgcttcttgcGCTTCAGTGGGGTGGATCGACATATCCTTGGAGTAACTGGCGCATCATCTTGCTGTTCGTCATGTTTGGCCTCACAGCTGCTGTTTTCGCCATAGTTCAGGTAAAGATGCCCGATTCCGCGACGTTGCCTGTCAGAATTATCAAGCAAAGGACCATGTTGGCCGGTACTTTTTacatgctcttcttggctggtggaatGATGTTGGTAGTGTACTACCTACCGCTGTGGT TCCAAGCGACGAAGGGCGTCGACCCAGTCAAATCTGGCATCTACACCATCCCTCTCGTCCTCAGTCTCGTTGTTGCTTCGATTGTCTCCGGCGCAGGGACTCAGAGGCTGGGATATTACACACCCTTCATGATTATTTGCCCTTGCATCACAGCCATTGGCGAGGGCTTGCTCACCACATTTACCCCCACCACCGGATCAAATCATTGGATCGGCTTTCAGTTCCTTACTGGTTTCGGTGTCGGCTTGGGCATGCAGTCAGTTGGTCTTGCAGTGCAGGCAACATTGCCCAAGGACGACGTTTCCACTGGTGTGGCAATCACTTTCTTTGCCCAACAGCTGGGTGGTGCGATATTTGTCACCGTTGGTCAAACGATTTTGTCTACATTGCTGGTAAAACAGCTGAGTGGCGTCCCTGGACTGGATCCCATGTCTATTGTCAGGACTGGTGCCACGGAGTTGCGACATATTGTGCCGTCACAGTTCTTTGGCAGAGTCATCAATGCGTATAACTATGCGTTGACACGGATATTTTACTGTGCTTTGGCGCTTGCTTTGGCACAGTTGGTGGCAGCGTTATTCATTGAGTGGCGAAGTAtcaagaagccaaaggacgcagaggctgccaaggctgttgccgGGCAGGAAGGGTTAGAAGATTAA
- a CDS encoding DNA replication initiation factor Cdc45 (similar to Coccidioides immitis RS XP_001243879.1), translating to MYLPRSLISKLYTHLQTTCHPLSPPVLILVALEPDALCGCRILTRLLKHDYIPHKIQPVAGYSDLEKAGKELVTPMMESQGGSGGVVVCLGVGGMVDLGPLLGLEQDGEDAPYSGVEVWVIDAHRPWNLGNVFGGFPLQTAAGEESSYQSRTPIGISGGQLGRAYKSGRGGIVVFDDGDIEEELTKERDAYLALVDMPDIDDDHDRLGDTDDEDEEHYSELEPSRAGQKRKSWSDGHDDESTDDEDRPHQRRRSNSSSPIADSPRRPTHRGLVSLRDPEAGLSSDPIEPPSAAQEPPAPSARALRRRLLRLRQEKESVLHKYYRMGSSFAEPISSMMYSLASELGREDNDLLWLTIVGVTSMELYGRSSAGVAAPIRANDTSRPSGWMGVRGARLRQLLRDEVRRLNPPEVTNGRVAPENTGVIPTTARNPEDTGIRLSPEPRFLLIRHWSLYDSMLHSPYLFSRLKTWSETGIKRLHKLLAKMGVSLAQCKQSYTHMDMMLKRELRAKLLKYGSLYNLDEMVPAVDTDGKDRAGAKDGWGFVRSWGWRATLSAQDVGVVIGALLEVGKHGHTAEASIAASQLVREVEEDVEFAAQAEEWVGRFWEAYDALEDIDSLKAGLPTAQFLHRAIYRTGTSLINKKQIKHLRAFRMCVVKDGPDVALFTHPAALTKLSLWIGEALAEQEREAHGKLSHGGRGTPLVVASLNEKRSVYIVVGTGGGGGPDTTFLNREAAKRRRAEKETKAKEKEAARLVKEKIKEEKRAAKRAAGQEDDDDELDTESEASESDSDDESDDGDTEPEKGYGLNKFGSAFQEVVTETNARVRIDSFEHCVVEVKKEDLGGFLESLSMKAVVG from the exons ATGTATCTGCCACGGTCGCTAATTTCGAAGCTCTACACCCACCTCCAGACGACATGCCATCCGTTATCACCACCAGTTCTGATTCTTGTTGCCCTCGAACCTGATGCTCTGTGTGGCTGTCGCATCCTCACTCGGCTGCTCAAACATGACTATATACCGCACAAGATTCAGCCCGTTGCGGGCTACAGCGATCTCGAAAAGGCAGGCAAAGAACTCGTTACGCCCATGATGGAAAGCCAAGGCGGTAGCGGAGGTGTAGTAGTATGTTTGGGCGTCGGAGGCATGGTCGATTTAGGCCCATTACTTGGTCTTGAGCAAGATGGCGAAGACGCGCCGTACAGCGGCGTGGAAGTTTGGGTTATAGACGCACATCGCCCATGGAATCTTGGTAATGTCTTTGGTGGCTTTCCACTTCAGACtgctgctggagaagaaAGTTCGTATCAGTCCCGGACACCGATTGGCATATCTGGTGGCCAACTTGGTCGTGCATATAAATCAGGCAGAGGTGGCATCGTGGTTTTTGACGACGGCGACATTGAAGAGGAGCTGACAAAGGAGCGCGACGCGTATCTCGCATTGGTTGATATGCCGGATATTGACGATGACCACGACAGACTGGGAGACacagatgacgaggatgaagaacaTTATTCAGAACTCGAACCATCACGCGCGGGACAAAAGAGAAAGAGTTGGTCAGACGGACACGACGACGAATCCACAGATGATGAGGATCGTCCCCATCAACGGCGACGAAGCAACTCG TCCAGTCCAATTGCCGATTCGCCGCGACGTCCTACCCATCGAGGACTGGTCTCTTTGCGAGACCCCGAAGCTGGGTTGTCTAGTGATCCGATCGAGCCACCATCCGCAGCACAAGAACCACCCGCTCCATCGGCACGAGCATTGAGAAGGCGGCTGTTACGATTGCGTCAAGAAAAGGAATCAGTTCTTCACAAGTACTACCGGATGGGTTCTTCATTTGCCGAGCCTATTTCGTCCATGATGTACTCCTTGGCGTCAGAGTTAGGTCGGGAGGACAATGATCTCCTTTGGCTGACCATTGTCGGAGTCACCTCCATGGAATTATATGGCCGATCATCCGCAGGTGTTGCGGCACCTATTCGCGCCAACGACACAAGCAGACCCTCGGGCTGGATGGGCGTCAGAGGAGCAAGGCTGCGCCAACTACTCCGGGACGAAGTTCGACGTTTAAATCCCCCCGAAGTCACCAATGGTCGAGTAGCGCCGGAAAACACGGGCGTCATTCCAACAACGGCCAGAAATCCCGAAGATACCGGAATTCGACTGTCTCCTGAGCCCAGGTTCCTCCTTATCCGACACTGGAGCCTGTATGATAGCATGCTGCACTCGCCGTACCTCTTTTCGCGTCTGAAAACCTGGAGCGAGACGGGTATTAAGCGACTGCATAAACTTCTGGCAAAGATGGGTGTAAGTTTAGCACAATGTAAGCAGAGCTACACCCATatggacatgatgctgaAGCGTGAGCTGCGAGCCAAACTATTGAAATATGGCTCCCTTTACAACTTGGATGAAATGGTGCCGGCAGTGGATACGGATGGCAAGGACCGGGCGGGTGCCAAAGACGGCTGGGGGTTTGTAAGAAGCTGGGGGTGGAGGGCAACGCTCAGTGCTCAAGACGTTGGAGTCGTAATTGGTGCTTTATTAGAAGTTGGCAAGCATGGACACACAGCCGAGGCTTCCATAGCGGCTAGCCAACTTGTCCGCGAGGTCGAGGAGGACGTGGAATTCGCTGCCCAAGCGGAAGAATGGGTTGGTCGGTTTTGGGAGGCTTATGATGCATTGGAAGA CATTGACTCGCTAAAAGCTGGTCTTCCAACAGCACAATTTCTACATCGCGCCATATACCGCACCGGCACTTCgctcatcaacaagaagcagatCAAGCATCTGCGCGCATTCCGCATGTGCGTTGTGAAAGACGGACCGGACGTAGCCTTGTTCACCCATCCTGCAGCCTTAACGAAACTGTCATTGTGGATAGGGGAGGCGCTCGCAGAACAAGAGCGAGAAGCGCATGGGAAGCTGTCTCATGGCGGACGAGGTACGCCACTAGTGGTTGCAAGTCTAAATGAGAAACGCAGTGTCTACATTGTAGTTGGGACGGGGGGAGGTGGAGGGCCAGACACTACATTCCTCAATCGCGAAGCAGCAAAACGGCGACgagcagaaaaagaaacaaaggccaaggagaaggaagctGCACGGCTGGTGAAAGAAAAGATTAAGGAGGAAAAGCGCGCGGCCAAACGCGCggctggccaagaagacgatgatgatgaactgGACACAGAGTCTGAAGCGTCAGAATCGGATTCAGACGACGAGTCGGATGACGGAGACACCGAGCCCGAGAAGGGCTACGGGCTAAACAAATTCGGCAGTGCTTTCCAGGAAGTAGTGACGGAGACCAACGCCCGGGTGCGCATCGACAGCTTTGAGCATTGCGTTGTAGAAGtgaagaaggaagacttGGGTGGGTTCTTGGAGAGTCTGAGCATGAAAGCCGTGGTTGGATAG
- a CDS encoding UMTA methyltransferase family protein (similar to Metarhizium robertsii ARSEF 23 XP_007824151.1) — protein MDPRHASDDDEEATSDYDESFVLSEFTSIHTARLIYSYEHGRRYQSLAHNRYGMPNDEAEQMREGMKHKLFSDYILDGKLFIAPIPDNPQKVVDLGTGAGYWALDVAEKYPSARVIGTDLSPIQPQWAPPNAEFRVEDLEDEHRQWSSIYAGADLIHARSLLQTVRHPKLLLQRAYENLRPGGWIECHDVVCTVFQEDGTEYHHHPLHKLYDLINGSFSDVYGWNLPIATQFPDVLRDIGFVNISQRKNKVPIGRWHSDARMREMGLFNQILHSEWAANMFIKYEAMGITAEEADSIGQEILDAFNDPNVQAHHIWVDCWAQKPVG, from the exons ATGGATCCGCGGCACGcttctgatgatgatgaagaggctACCTCCGACTATGATGAATCTTTTGTTCTTTCCGAGTTCACTTCAATACACACTGCTCGTCTAATCTATTCCTATGAACATGGCAG ACGATACCAAAGTTTAGCTCACAACCGATATGGTATGCCCAACGATGAAGCCGAGCAGATGAGGGAAGGCATGAAACACAAGCTATTCTCCGACTACATCCTGGATGGGAAACTGTTCATAGCACCGATCCCTGACAACCCTCAAAAGGTTGTCGACTTAGGGACAGGCGCTGGGTATTGGGCGTTAGATG TCGCTGAGAAATATCCCAGTGCCCGGGTAATCGGTACCGACCTATCCCCAATTCAACCACAGTGGGCGCCGCCAAATGCAGAGTTCCGTGTCGAGGATTTAGAAGACGAGCATCGACAGTGGTCTAGTATTTATGCCGGGGCAGATTTAATACATGCCAGGTCTCTCCTGCAAACCGTCAGGCACCCCAAGCTCCTGCTACAGAGAGCATACGA AAACCTGAGACCAGGCGGCTGGATCGAGTGCCACGACGTCGTGTGCACCGTTTTCCAGGAAGATGGCACGGAGTATCACCACCATCCGCTACACAAGCTGTACGACTTGATAAACGGGTCATTCTCCGATGTGTACGGGTGGAATTTGCCAATTGCGACGCAGTTCCCAGACGTGCTCCGCGACATTGGATTTGTCAATATATCACAAAGAAAGAATAAGGTGCCCATTGGTCGGTGGCACAGCGATGCCAGGATGCGAGAAATGGGCCTATTCAACCAGATATTACATTCAGAATGGGCGGCGAATATGTTTATCAAGTATGAAGCGATGGGCATCACGGCAGAAGAGGCGGACAGCATTGGACAGGAGATCCTGGACGCTTTTAATGATCCGAATGTTCAGGCACATCACATCTGGGTAGACTGCTGGGCGCAGAAGCCGGTTGGGTAG
- a CDS encoding fungal specific transcription factor domain-containing protein (similar to Verticillium alfalfae VaMs.102 XP_003009118.1): MSSEQAMPGAGFTGSGSAPETLQQSQHPQQPDASMVKLTRGTSCVLCQQRKVRCDKNKPCANCVKAGVECRVVPPQPPRRRKKRLQERELVDRLKKYEALLAENGVKFDAIGHDLRADGPHNEDVDELENDFEGLKTSSETTASPSATSHIDRPGRSIFALHREFRASEQLVHDSSEDEPDESTIHRAFDKMFSNNDGFPFVFSGRQQSTTHYHPSTIHIFQLWQIYIDNVNSLLKITHVPSIQGQIIQASSNLESAPKNIEALMFAIYSMAVTSMEDEDIEKMFNRPKKEVLAQFFEGLQQALLNAGFMRFNDFISLQAYVLYLYAIRWFVDPRQVFCLIGIAVRIAQRMGLHRDPAGFGLPPFEVEQRRRLWWTIVGYDRRIGEMTGSTITALSSGGDCKLPLNVNDSDLHADGKELPTPHNGPTEMLFALTRLEIAMAVSSNSNRDSAKVNPDKPSPSSSSSSSKQSSVPTIRIAGQDSPTYTLDGFCAHIEGTYLQYCDPKIPLHFFTITMTRQTLSKMRVINYLMRMYAGDDDPLKDIERDNLFLLSVQMVEYDNVVHASDSLKQFKWFTAHHFPFPAYMFLVQELRQRCYGPMVERAWEAISSNHKLRGMLNNLHSPMHSAFGRHFVKAWDAHVEACMTNGKEAPSTPPFIAILRERIEMRRRAKMENQPEPEMHQDPFDLPRPGQHESPENVMMTPPSVGAPLGSSAASSIGMGGTPVHDTSDMDWSYLVSNFQPGMSFGGGFNPFQNFGPFGPGQGMNRMGGMGGPGSGPGGMY; encoded by the exons ATGTCTTCCGAGCAGGCCATGCCCGGCGCCGGGTTCACTGGCTCCGGCTCGGCACCCGAGACGCTGCAACAATCTCAGCACCCGCAACAGCCTGATGCGTCCATGGTCAAACTCACACGAGGAACGAGCTGCGTGCTCTGCCAGCAGCGGAAAGTTCGCTGTGACAAGAACAAGCCTTGTGCCAACTGCGTCAAGGCCGGTGTGGAGTGCAGGGTTGTGCCTCCCCAGCCGCCAAGACGGCGGAAGAAGCGGCTGCAGGAGAGGGAGCTTGTCGACAGGCTGAAGAAGTATGAGGCTTTGTTGGCGGAGAATGGGGTCAAGTTTGATGCTATTGGGCATGATTTGAGAGCTGATGGTCCGCATAATgaggatgttgacgagctggaGAATGACTTTGAGGGGTTGAAGACGAGTTCGGAGACTACGGCATCGCCTTCGGCAACTTCACATATTGACAG GCCCGGAAGATCGATATTCGCACTTCACAGAGAA TTCCGTGCAAGTGAGCAACTCGTCCACGACTCCTCTGAAGATGAACCCGACGAGTCTACCATTCACCGGGCATTTGACAAAATGTTCTCCAACAACGACGGCTTCCCCTTTGTTTTCTCTGGCCGACAACAATCCACAACACACTACCACCCTTCCACCATTCACATTTTCCAACTCTGGCAAATATACATCGACAATGTCAACTCGCTCCTCAAAATCACACACGTCCCCAGTATTCAGGGCCAAATTATCCAGGCATCGTCTAACTTGGAGAGCGCCCCGAAGAATATTGAGGCCCTCATGTTTGCCATCTACTCCATGGCTGTTACGTCcatggaagacgaggacaTAGAGAAAATGTTCAACCGACCAAAAAAGGAAGTCTTGGCACAGTTTTTCGAAGGACTGCAACAAGCGTTGCTCAATGCTGGGTTCATGAGGTTCAACGACTTTATCTCTTTGCAGGCATATGTTCTGTACCTG TATGCCATCCGGTGGTTTGTCGACCCCCGTCAAGTCTTCTGCCTCATCGGTATAGCCGTCCGAATAGCCCAGAGGATGGGCCTGCACCGCGATCCAGCAGGCTTCGGCCTACCACCCTTTGAAGTCGAACAACGCCGCCGTCTCTGGTGGACTATCGTCGGCTACGACCGTCGCATCGGTGAAATGACAGGCTCAACCATCACGGCCCTCTCCAGCGGCGGCGACTGCAAACTCCCTCTCAACGTAAACGACTCTGACCTCCACGCCGACGGCAAGGAACTACCAACCCCTCACAACGGCCCAACCGAGATGCTCTTCGCATTAACACGCCTAGAAATTGCTATGGCTGTCTCAAGCAACTCCAACCGCGACAGCGCCAAAGTCAATCCCGACAAACCCAGcccgtcctcgtcctcctcaagCTCCAAGCAATCCTCCGTGCCAACCATCCGCATTGCAGGCCAAGACTCACCCACATATACTCTAGACGGGTTCTGCGCCCACATCGAGGGCACATATCTCCAATACTGCGATCCCAAAATCCCCCTCCACTTCTTCACAATCACCATGACAAGACAAACGCTCTCGAAAATGCGCGTCATAAACTACCTCATGCGGATGTATGCCGGCGACGACGACCCCCTAAAGGACATTGAACGCGACAACCTGTTCCTCCTATCCGTCCAAATGGTCGAATACGACAACGTCGTCCACGCATCCGACTCGCTTAAACAGTTTAAGTGGTTTACGGCACACCACTTCCCCTTCCCGGCGTACATGTTCCTCGTTCAGGAGCTGCGCCAGCGATGCTACGGCCCCATGGTCGAGCGAGCATGGGAAGCCATCTCGTCGAACCACAAACTCCGCGGAATGCTGAACAATCTGCATAGTCCCATGCACTCTGCTTTCGGGCGACACTTTGTCAAGGCGTGGGACGCACATGTCGAGGCCTGCATGACCAACGGCAAAGAAGCGCCGTCTACGCCACCGTTTATCGCTATTCTCCGGGAGAGGATTGAGATGCGTCGCAgggccaagatggagaatCAGCCGGAGCCGGAAATGCATCAGGATCCGTTCGATTTGCCTCGGCCGGGACAGCATGAGTCGCCGGAGaatgtgatgatgacgccgCCCAGTGTAGGCGCACCGCTGGGGAGTAGTGCCGCGAGTAGCATTGGCATGGGAGGGACGCCGGTGCATGATACGTCGGATATGGATTGGAGTTATTTGGTTTCCAATTTTCAGCCGGGGATGTCGTTTGGAGGTGGTTTTAATCCATTCCAGAACTTTGGGCCGTTTGGACCGGGCCAGGGGATGAATAGGATGGGTGGTATGGGAGGCCCTGGATCTGGGCCTGGTGGGATGTATTAG
- a CDS encoding aflatoxin B1 aldehyde reductase member 2 (similar to Metarhizium robertsii ARSEF 23 XP_007819275.2): MNPAGNTQKASRRIILGLMTFGPKPEFGARMTDMETFNEALDLFQQRGYNEVDTARKYVGLEQEAFTRDAKWKERGLVLATKVNSPTINGDNSADKVVASVETSLKELGTDFVDILYLHRPDRGTPFQETLEAIDKLHKAGKFGRFGVSNFTAFELAEVVMMCKYNGWVRPTIYQGIYNIIVRNIETEVFKACRRYGLEIVVFNPVGGGLFSGKIKQGVIPEDGRFSDLTRSGKIYRKRYYRDATFQAIRIIESASEKHGISMIETALRWMVHHSKLNVVDGSDGIIIGVASVEQLKTNLDCLEKGPLPEDVVEAAEQAWQISKGDSANYWIGDVEYTYDTIDALFGSGAK, from the exons ATGAATCCCGCTGGAAATACCCAAAAGGCCAGCCGCCGTATCATCCTGGGCCTAATGACGTTCGGCCCAAAACCCGAATTTGGTGCCCGaatgacagacatggagacgTTCAACGAAGCTTTGGACCTGTTCCAGCAGCGAGGATACAACGAAGTCGATACAGCCCGCAAGTACGTTGGCCTCGAACAGGAAGCATTTACACGCGATGCCAAATGGAAAGAACGCGGGCTCGTCCTCGCAACGAAAGTGAATTCTCCGACTATCAATGGCGATAACTCTGCCGACAAGGTCGTGGCGTCAGTTGAGACTAGCTTGAAGGAATTGGGTACCGACTTTGTAGAT ATCCTATACCTCCATCGTCCAGATCGTGGAACCCCCTTCCAAGAAACCCTTGAAGCGATAGACAAGCTACACAAGGCAGGCAAATTTGGACGATTCGGCGTCAGCAACTTCACTGCATTTGAACTAGCCGAGGTCGTCATGATGTGCAAATACAACGGCTGGGTACGACCCACCATCTATCAAGGCATTTACAACATCATTGTGAGAAACATTGAGACGGAGGTGTTCAAAGCGTGCCGCAGATATGGCCTCGAAATAGTGGTATTCAATCCTGTAGGCGGCGGCCTCTTCTCCGGCAAGATCAAGCAGGGCGTCATTCCCGAAGACGGCCGCTTCTCCGACCTCACTAGGTCGGGTAAGATATATCGCAAGCGGTACTATCGCGATGCTACTTTTCAGGCAATACGGATCATCGAGAGTGCCAGCGAGAAACATGGAATAAGCATGATTGAAACAGCGCTGCGGTGGATGGTACACCACTCTAAGCTCAACGTGGTGGACGGCAGTGACGGCATCATCATTGGTGTTGCCAGTGTGGAACAGCTCAAGACGAATCTTGATTGTCTTGAAAAGGGGCCGCTTCCagaggatgttgttgaggcggCTGAGCAGGCGTGGCAGATTTCGAAGGGAGATTCTGCAAACTACTGGATTGGGGATGTTGAGTATACGTATGACACTATTGATGCTCTTTTTGGGTCGGGTGCCAAGTAA
- a CDS encoding calcium sensor protein (similar to Trichoderma reesei QM6a XP_006962433.1) — MGSTAKPWVDGPFKLIDPSKSGDAKGKTLTGLRSLAAGMSKIHNCIIRGANAIYNQAANVSARGTAQDKSDFVNFAYQWALMLEEHHDGEEEVFFPEMNEKAGVPGLMDGNVAEHAVFHDGLVAYKTYLESVRAKKEEFDGEKLKGIMDGFMPDLQTHLHNEIDTLVDMVKYEDKCDWVAWFDSRMGGMMREHMKSGEYRTTMAPLVIIFHDKTYMDGIWAQFPPIPWLVGFLMRLLWLKKQSKLSQEQLAELQKSTHFDKKELQQWYKGFLKDCPSGMLSKEEFQKIYRQFFPFGDPSSFADYVFNVFDSDKSGSIDFKEFICALSVTSRGKMEDKLDWAFQLYDIDGDGKISYDEMLQIVEAIYKMVGSMVKLPEDEDTPEKRVRKIFRMMDKDENGSLDIEEFKEGSKRDETIVSALSLYDGLV; from the exons ATGGGTAGCACCGCGAAGCCATGGGTCGACGGACCTTTCAAGCTTATCGATCCCTCAAAATCAGGAGACGCG AAAGGGAAAACACTCACCGGTCTCAGATCCCTTGCAGCTGGCATGTCCAAAATTCACAACTGCATCATCCGTGGTGCCAACGCAATATACAACCAAGCTGCCAATGTGTCTGCCCGCGGCACAGCCCAAGATAAATCtgactttgtcaactttGCATACCAATGGGCTCTCATGTTGGAAGAGCACCacgatggagaagaggaagtcTTCTTTCCGGAAATGAACGAAAAAGCCGGCGTTCCGGGCCTTATGGACGGTAATGTAGCTGAGCATGCTGTCTTTCATGATGGGCTAGTCGCGTATAAGACGTACTTGGAGAGTGTGCGTGCCAAAAAGGAGGAATTTGATGGCGAGAAATTAAAGGGTATCATGGACGGGTTTATGCCGGATTTGCAGACGCATCTGCATAACGAGATTGATACGCTGGTTGATATGGTCAAGTATGAGGATAAATGTGATTGGGTGGCCTGGTTTGATAGCAGGATGGGTGGCATGATGAGGGAGCATATGAAGAGTGGAGAATACAGG ACGACGATGGCGCCTTTGGTGATTATTTTCCACGACAAGACGTACATGGACGGCATTTGGGCGCAGTTTCCGCCGATTCCGTGGTTGGTGGGGTTTCTTATGAGACTTTTGTGGTTGAAGAA GCAATCCAAGCTCTCTCAGGAGCAGCTCGCGGAGCTCCAAAAGTCGACTCACTTTGATAAgaaggagctgcagcaatGGTACAAGG GCTTCCTCAAGGACTGTCCCTCGGGCATGCTTAGCAAGGAGGAATTCCAGAAGATTTACCGACAGTTCTTCCCGTTTGGCGACCCAAGTTCATTTGCCGACTATGTATTCAACGTGTTCGACAGTGACAAGTCTGGTAGTATTGACTTCAAGGAGTTCATCTGCGCCTTGAGTGTTACTAGCCGAGGAAAGATGGAAGACAAATTAGATTGGGCTTTCCAGCTATACGACATAGACGGTGACGGAAAGATTAGTTATGACGAGATGCTACAGATTGTAGAGGCAATCTACAAAATG GTTGGTTCCATGGTTAAACTCCCTGAAGACGAAGATACCCCAGAGAAACGTGTACGCAAGATTTTCCGCATGATGGATAAGGACGAGAATGGATCTTTGGATATAGAAGAATTCAAGGAGGGCAGCAAACGGGACGAGACAATTGTATCGGCGCTGTCTTTGTACGACGGGTTGGTGTAG